The genomic interval GTTTTTCACTTTGGATCTTTTAAGGCTTTATGCACACTGTTAGGAATAGATAAAGTAGATAATTGATTCACAAATAACTTATTTGATTCTGACAAGCGATGGTTAGATACAAAATGACTCATAGGGTATTTGACTCTACTAGAGAGGTCATGCTCATATATGGGTTTAGGGATACCTCTATTTTGACGCTAGGAAAGTATTCTTCTGATTAGACTGAGATTTGTGGTAGGAACATCCTCTGCAGATGATTGGTTATGTATTTCTTCATGTGCTTCTTCTTGGGATTCGTTCTCTATTGTGGTTGTGTCTGAGTTATTTTGCTCCCTACATATGTCTTCACTTGTCTCAGCTTGAGAATCATCACCATTTCCTTTTTCAGTATCTTGAAGGTTTACTACCTCAATGGAGAATTGATCTTCTTCAAGtggaagatatttaagagtaTGAATTTCCTCTTCATTATACTCCTCTTAAAATTTAGGCTCCGATGGGTAGTACATGATATTTTCGTGAAAGACGACGTCCGTAGTGAATTTCCTCTTCATTACTAGTAGGCATGGCTgctgaaaaagaagagaaaagagaaatgagttttacaaaaaaagatgaagaataaGATAAATGGATAATGCATTATTCATTAAAGCATTAAATATTGTTAGTGTGTGGAAGagatttctctttttcttttgcttatCGCAGAAATTTGGCTTTGCTTCTAACATATGGGCTTCTTCTCTTAATTCTTATGATAATTCGTTCATTTCACTaatgtctttttcttctcttatatcttttttttagattttctttttatcatatGATGTGGCAAAAAATACCTTGCTTATAAATCTTTATCCTCAATTTGATATATTAAATTGTCACTTAATTTGATGTGTAACAGTAAAGAAATGATCAATTTTATTggaaaatagtaaaatgacTCGGAAAACCAAGAAAACGTATTATTAAtgcctttgttttttttcttttaataattggATTTCATATGATGGGAGGCCAAAATGACCCTGTTTACAAatctttatcttcaatttgaactgttttacttcaaaattggaattattaaataagagtTAGTATTAGTAcaaaagttaaatataatagcTCAGTCCCTTCTTTATTAGGTGGATATGATTTCAAGGTCACATATATTTAGGGGCAAAATTAGGAACCTTTTTCTAGCTAGTGGTTagactaatattttttaagtttaaaaaaaaaatcttaaagtAAAGCTATTGAATTAAACCATAACAATAAGTTCACATTTTTTaggttttaaaaatattttgtgaattatgtttatttaaaaataaaaattattaatctagATGGTTCTAGATTATtgacttttaattattttttaattatctaataatgCTTAGTCTCCAGAGTACCCTTGTAAATCATAAATAGACactttaaagaattaaaagctAAATGAGTGATAAATATCTTATTATAATTAGTTTACTTGAGgccaaaaatagatttttaaataagatgGAGTGGGGAAGAAGTTGGGAAAAATGACCGTGACCAAATTTTAAGAATAGCTTGAGTGATAAACTGGTAAATTATGCTGTGGtgttttgtaaaaaataacaGTGGTAGCTAGTTTTATAAATTCTGCATGGTAATTTTGTGGACaacatagaaaaaaataaaaacaaaaaaactaaattattattattattattattattattagtattattttgaCGTATCTTGCTTATTTGGAAGTCAACataaattgtatattttgATGGACTAGAAACTGTGGTTCAGAAATTCAAGGAGGAACGGTCAAATTTGGACACCCTAAAGAAGCTGGGAGCATCCATTCTCCATGGGGTTGATGCAACTGAAATGAAGGAACATCCTGAATTGAGCAAGCGGAAGTTTGATAGAATAATCTTCAACTTCCTCGGCCCATGCTGGCTTTCATGGAAAGGAAGACGACGACGAAGTTATTCGGTGAGCTGCCTAGTGAGTCCAATGGACATGTGTCAATATAGTGAGTTAAAATGTTTGTATATAATACGAGGGAgcttgataaataaagtgaaccatatttcttaataattcgAGATGCATGTAGTGTTCAGGAGTTTGCTGGGATATTTCCACTTCACCAATTCTTAAAAAGTTGGCTCCTGCACCTGTTCCATGATCTTTCTTCCGGTAATTATCACAGAATGCATATGAGCCTTGTGGAAGGATTCTTCAGAAATGCAAGTAGTATGCTAAGGACTGATAGTGAAGTTCATGTAAGCCACAAAACAACAGCTCCATTTTTCAAATGGCGTATCAAGGAACTCGATAGCAAACACTCTTTTGGCAAGACTTCACTGTGTccaatttggaaaaaatagACGTCCCAGGTCACAACAACAAGAAAGGAGCTGGTTCGCAATGCGATGACCATTTTCCCTTGAGAAAGTGCAGTAcgttcaaatttggattctaTCGTGCTCGCAAGAGGTCTAAAGTAATGAGTTATAGAGGATTTGCTATCAAAAGACCTAAGGCTATTCAAGAGATTCCAATCCAAGCGCAGAAGCGTGAAACGGATCCATTTGACTGGAGATATACTAATGCAAGGTCAGCTACTGATGTGAATGAATTTACATTGTGTGTGAAGTTTGATGATAGCTGGGTGGGTTACTCTGTTCCAAGCTTCGCCAGAAATATGACTGATCGTCCAGGATATAAGAGACAAGCTTTGATGAGTAATGCTACGTCCCATAATGGCTGCTTTAATACTCCCAACACGACGCTTGGAACAGTTGCTGACGACTTTCGCTATCTTGTTCCCGAATCACCAATTCCATATGAAAGATATAACACGGAAGTAGCAGGATTCCAAAGAGAAATGCTAGGAGTTATGATAAAGCAGTTCCACCAGGAAGAACCTAAAAACGGATTTTTGTATCCTATGGTGGGACGTCACTGTGAGGGAACTTTGAGACCAGCACAGCCGCCAAGGATGAGATTGGGATTTAGTCACCAGCTGCTTTAAGGGAGAAGTGGTGCTATTATGCTTTCGTGGAAGATTGAGCGACTTTTTGTCTTTAGTCGTGAATTCTAGCTAGTTAAGCATATATAGGTATCGTAGTGCTGgtaaaaagtttttatttgctttcatttgtgtttgttttaacAATTAAGAATTTCAGCAATCTGTTAGTGTGTTGCATGGTGTTGTCAATCTCCCATTTGCAAAGAACTCGATCTGTTTCCTGTTGATAGAACTAAATTTAGCTTAACAAGATCGATGAACTCATCAATGCATTCACCGCAAGGAAGATACTCCTCCATCGGTCAATTAAGACATGCAAATTATAGTAAtgctaaaattaatatactttAATCAGTGTTAATATGTAATATATGCTTACGTGAGTAGTTGCTGCTGTGAGTTAGTGTAATCTTTGTATATCTAAGACAGTAATTTTAGAATTGTTGTAATTCTATTGTCATCATATCGTCATCaggttttaatttaaaaaaaaaaaattgtgtccCAATGTGATTACCACTGCTGTATGTTAATTTACGCGGAACGATGCATGCTTTAATTATGTTtgagttttcaaatttttttaatcaaacatATGCAGCTGATAAGAATTGTCCTTAGTTTTAGATTCGATACACTAGCAATCATCAAGTAATTGattatcaaatataatttggAAGTAGGATCCAGTACAATTGATAAATTGCCCAATCCCAAACATGTGCAAAgagttatttgttttttgtctgaagtctaaattttacttattttcagatatttatagtttttaatttatttgttttctatcACTTATGTCTGGTTATAAGCTGTTTAcactgaataaaaaaaattgaatattttaacttttatctaaatggcaaaatatcttaatataactttaatattctctaattattaccccttttaaataaattgatttcctattatacaaattattcttttatttttttaatttatccttttttttttgttatatgtgCGTACTcaactttttctttgaatgagaattttaacataataaattttttaggtgAGTGCGTTTTATAACAGGtcaatctttttaatttatatttactattctTATAatggattttgaattttgtttaatacattaattttaattcaaatgattaaacaattcttaattgacttttgtaattaataagaatatcAACCTAATATACCAAAAAGAACATTATAAGTATcatatattaatgtaaaaaaatacatatgttatatatatatatatatatattatttttcttgctttgttAAGGTAAACATTatcaaacttttctttttactaattaaataatttatctataacTTGTCATGTGTTTAACCAGTAAAATTTaagtattgttaatatttataagttatatatgtcaaaatatcatatttcagatgttttaatttcaaaaaataaacaacttaacgcttatatttagatattgaaaaaagaaaaataaaaatgttattcaaatatatgtatttaaacctaataaaatttttgttaaattcaaactcattcagatttcagacaaaaaaaaaaaaaaaacacgcTACCTAAGtcctataaataaattaaaatacataaattatgtGATTTTAAAGGGTTCATTTCATCAATTCAGTTGGGTCGTATACTGCCTTTTGTGAGTTACAAGACAAAAGTTTGCTTTcaaattatagtttaaaatatgtgtaattttatttaataattgactttaaaaatcCATTACTCAAAAAGCTTTTTAACGTATTGTGTAGGACAACaagattagaaaagaaaagaaaaagaaactaaaataaaaataactaaaaaaaaatattttatgacgAAATTAGAGAGttgccaatagtccaactcatgtcaaaaatatttattcaagtcGATGTGGGCACAAATGGGcttccaaaataaaatatttattacgcTTGGGCTTTGGGTTTTGGGCAATTAAAGCTTACCAAGCCATGTTCTTCAATTCTTAGAAAACAATAGCGACCGTTTTTCACAAGAATTGGTCTAGTTACTTTCTTTTCTGCACTCCTCTCTGTATACTCTTGTTAATATTCTGTTTTTCTTCagtttttataatgaaaatgattgtGCATCTGGTGAATGTAATCTTTTTATGTTGAATCATGCAAAAACTCTTGTCTCATATGTTTTTGAATAATGATATGTCCtgtagttaatttttttatattatagtaATGATGTGTGACTCTTTGTGCTAATTTTATGCACCTATTACTATGGTTTTTTCGGCACtgcctttttttaatttttttttgtttaatgtcTTCCAACGAAGTTTTGCTGAGAATTTATACAATTACTGAATTAAGCTACTTTATATATgctgaatatataaaataaaaaagactcAATCATAGGTGTTCGGAAGGAatcgttttcattttatatgaTGATCGCAATAGTAACTTAGCCAGGAAACTTTGTGTGCACTGATTGCCTCTAGATTGTAAATTCAATTGATCTGGTTTTGGTTGAAGTAGATGATAGTAAATAGTATCTGAGTTTCAATTGATCTCGTCTTAGCTGACTCCTTTAATCATGAAATTATATCACGGCTATCACAAAAACTCAAGTAATTCTATTCATATAATCAAAATAGAGTTGAGTTCGAGCTCCTTCATTTTAACTGATTTATTATGATGCATAACCACAAATGATGAGATGGTGTTGGACATGATAATGGGAATTAGTTGTCAACGAGAAAATTAATTTCGCAAGAATACAGTTAGTTGCAGAACTCTCCTAGTCCTTGGAAGTAATTTAAAGGACAGGTGCATCAATTTGTTTGTGTAGCTTACTGTATGGTTAGAGAGTGTTGTGTTTTCAAAAGAATTCAAATGCGTTACAAAACGGTGCCATCAAacaagtttttcatttttttctttttaaaaaaacaaaagacacCATGATTATATAGTTTCtcatttcttcttatttttggCTGTAATGCAAcaataaatattgattaagCAAATTAGTTTTCAGGAATATTTGAAGGATACATTACACAAGATATAAAGAGGAGATTAAACAATCCTCCATGCTTGCTTAGTAATGACTGTGGTGCAATTTTGCAAAAGATTATATGCCCGATAAAAAGAGAGCATCTGTGGTCAAGTGTGAGCCACACATATTATCGAGTGCGATAGCGCGTGGGATGAGCTTTCTTAAGAGGGCGCTGGGCACCACAGCAATGCTTCCCCAATGAAAGCTCGCCACTCATTAAGCTACTCCAGATATACACGGctgcaaaaataaacaaatcaacttgcaataaaataaatattaaaataaactgaaaaaagCTCAAATGCCGACAAATTCCACTTtgcttcaaaattaactttatagTAAGtatgaagaataaaatataaacaatcaACTTCCAAGTTGAAAATTCTGCATTCTTAAACCAATGTTCAAACAGTGTATGCTGAAGCATCGATCTGCTTTGTAAATTAGACCTGCTGGCGTGATATGGCGGAGGCTGCGGTGAACTTTGCTCTAGAGACCTTGGGTCCTTTGCTTGTCGAAGAAATCAGATTGTGGGGAGGTGTTAGAAAAGAAGTTCAAAGCATCAAAAGCGAACTGGAGAGTCTCAGATCTTTCCTCAAAGACGCGGATGCAAGGGCAGCAGTCGAAGAATTAGAAGGAGGCGGTGAGGAAAGTGTCAGAACTTGGGTGAAACAACTGAGGGATGAAGCTTATCGCATTGAAGATGTGATCGACGGGTACACACTCATGGTGGCAAAACTCCCTCTTGGGAGTGGCCTCGTTGGTGTTCTCCATAGAATCAGTCGTTTCATAAAGAAGCTGAAGCTGCGGCGTGGAGTTGCTACTGAGATTCAAGATATCAAATCAGCGCTTGCTGATATAAAGGGAAGGGGAGAAAGATATCGATTCAGATCTATTGATGAACCATCGAGCAGTGGAACCAGAAATGTTATCCCACATGACTCTCGAGTTCGTTCCTTTTTcgttgaagatgatgaagttgTGGGCATCGAATCcattaaagataaattgattgatttgatGGGGAACGGAAGATCCGAACGTTTAGTGGTTGCTGTGGTGGGTGAAGGAGGACTAGGCAAGACCACTCTTGCCGGGAAAACTTTTAACAATGAAGGTTTAAAAGCTCACTTCAGTTGCCGGGCTTGGGTCACCGTTGGGaaagaatacaaaaaaaaagatttgttgAGGACAATTCTAAAGGAGTTTCACAGTGTAACAAACGAGCCTGCTTCAGTGGAGACACACGACATGGAAGAGATGGAGCTGATCACCGCGCTGAGGGACCACCTGAAGGACAAGAGTTACATGGTTGTGTTCGACGATGTTTGGAAGATTGATTTCTGGGGAGACGTGGAGGATGCTTTACTTGATAACAAGAAAAGCAGCAGGATAATTGTCACAACACGGCACATGAATGTCGCTAAGTTTTGCAAATCATCTTCCCCTGTTCATGTCCATGAGCTTGAAACTTTGCATCCGAATGAAGCGTGGAAACTTTTTTGTAGAAAGGCGTTCGGACCAAGCTCCGGAGGCTCTTGTCCTTCAGAGTTGAGGGAGTTGTCCCAGGACATCCTTGCAAAATGTGGAGGTTTGCCTCTTGCTATTGTGGCCGTAGGTGGACTTCTTTCAACCAAGAACAGGGTTGTATCTGATTGGAAGAAATTGTTTGATAGGTTGGGCTCAATGTTAGGAAGCGATCCCCATCTAAAAGATTGCAACCGAGTTTTATCTGAAGGGTATTATGATCTTCCTCACCATCTCAAATCATGTCTTCTGTACTTTGGCTTATTTCCAGAGAGCTGCAAAATTAACTGTGCTAGACTTATCCGTTTGTGGATAGCTGAGGGCTTTGTCCAGTACAGCAAACGCACCACATCTGAACAGGTTGCAGAAGAATACTTGAATGAGCTCGTTGACAGAAGCTTGGTTCAAGTTTCAGAGAGAGATATTTCTGGGCGAGCTAGTATCTGCCAAGTTCATGATCTTATGCACGAGATCGTCATCAGAAAAACTGAAGAATTGGGCTTCGGTCGTGTGCTGAACGGAGTGGACTTGAGTCATTGCAGTAAAACTCGACGAATAACTATACAGAGAAGTATTGATGATGGTGCTTTAGAGAGCATCAAGCACTCGAAGGTCCGtactgtttttcttttcaatataGATAAGCTGCCCGACTCTTTCATGAAAACAAGTATTGCCAATTTCAAGCTCATGAAAGTACTAGATCTGGAAGATTCTCCTATAGATTACCTTCCTGAAGGAGTGGGAAACTTATTCAATTTACACTACTTGAGTGTGAAAAATAcagaagtaaaaataattccCAAGTCCATTGGAAATCTTCTCAGTTTAgagattttggatttgaaaaaCACTTTGGTGAGTGAACTTCCAGTAGAGATCAGGAATCTTAAAAAGTTGCGTTATCTAATGGTGTATCAGTACAATTATACCTCAGGTTCTAGTATAGCAGGAGCAGCAGTAGCCAAAGTACACCGGGGGCTTGGGTCGCTAACGGATCTGCAGAAGTTGTCTATTATAGAAGCTGACTCTCAAGCGCTTGACGAGCTTATGAAGCTAAGGCAGTTAAGAAAGTTGGGCATTAGGCCCCAAAATGGAAATGGCAAGGATGTGTGTGCTTTGATTGCAAATTTGGAAAACCTAGAGTCTTTAACAGTGTTAATGGCAAGCAAAGAAGAAATACTTGACTTGCAGTCTTTGAGTAGTCCTCCTCAATATCTGCAGCGTCTCTACTTGACGGGGAATATGAAGAAACTGCCGGATTGgattattaaactaaaaaatgtaATCAGATTGGGTTTGGACTTGTCGGGATTGACTGAGGATCCAATCAGAGTCCTTCACGCCTTGCCTAATTTATTGGAACTTAGACTCGGGGGGACATACAACTACGAGCTTTTTCACTTTGAAGCAGGTTGGTTTCCAAAGCTCCAAAAATTGAATCTCCATGACTTCGTCGCGGTGAAATCGGTTATAATAGAGAAAGGTGCGATGCCTGACATTAGAGAACTGGTGATTGGGCCTTGCCCGCTGTTGATGGAGATTCCTATTGGAATTGAACATCTTAAATACCTTAAGCTACTTGTATTTTCTTGTATGGTTAAACAAGTTTATTACATGACAAAAGACGAGAACTGGGAGAAGGTTACTGAACATATACCAGATGTCCTTTTCACTTTTTTGGAGGCCGGGAAGTGGTTTTATTGTCGAAAAGAGGATCTCTCATCTCTGTTTCCTGAATATGTCGAGCGAATCTGCTGAAGAAGAGGACTCAAGTCGGGAGCAGTCATGCACATCTATGAAATAAGTAAATAGGTCTGCCACTCTCCTACGTATTTggattattttctaattatttttaaaaaaattattattttttaatttgacagagaattcaattatatataatccaaataaaaattcaccaaaaaaattcctttttccttataatttgagtatgttaaataaataaataagtgcAGTAGGTCAGTAAATCTTTTTCAAGTCAAATACACAGTTAGAATCATATAATGATTAGGTATTAATggtttttatagtaatttcCATCATATTTTTGTTACCATGGACAGATGGCGTATACATATCTTCCTTCCAGTGAATTCATTGATGAGTTCATCGATCATATACTGGATCGGATTGTGGTGGCAATGCTATTATTGATATGCTTTGAGTTTGAGTAATCATTATCACTGTTATCATGTAATACATGCTTATGTGAGTGGTTGCTGCTGCGAGTGTGAGTGTATTCTTGTATTAATggtttttaatgtttaataataaaaactgtCTAATgttcaataataaaagctGTGTGCCAATGTGGTTACCATTGGTATGTGGTTAATTTGTGTGGAATGATGCATTTGCCTTAATTTTAATCTGTAGCTTATTGTCTTCGTCGTAAtaacttaacaaaaaaatgtatCACATGCATTTTCATATTCTCAAGTTTAATTTCCTCTTCATTTGCATAATTGTGCTTATTATTTTGTGACATCTATCTGGATTAGTCTACAATTTTTattggatttatttattttatttaagaagtGAACTGGACATGTATGTGGAACCgttattctaaaaattaaatgcataTTTAAGATTGTGGTTAATGAATTTTCAAacaataacttatttaagaaaaaaatttactcaaTTATATTTGAGTTgtctaattattttaagtaaacatatattatttttagactGGATACACTCACaatcatcaaataattgattatcaaatataataatttgagaataaaatCTATCTGGATTGCAGGCTTTTTGTATCACGGAGGAAGTCTATAATTGGGCTTTAGGGTGGGGGAATTAAACTTACTAAGCCATTCTACTATTCTTAGGTAAAAAATATAAGTGGCTGTAGTTAGTGTTAAAGGTGAAGAGTACAGAGGAACTTTACAAAAAAAGCGTAGGTGATTCTAAATctacaatcaaataaaaggaaaattttatttttaaaaaaatatgggtGACTCTAAGGTTAGAAAATTACAGATGATCGTGATTGAATTGGCTTTTTAGCTTTTGAAATTGCTTTAAGTTGCTCAATAAATGGTCATGCGGAGGCTCACTCCTTGTAATCTATATGTTAGATCAAAGTGTTAGTTTTTGCCTGAATTAAAGAGAAAGATTGctagaaatttcattttattgctagaaatttcattttctttattttttcatgtcATGGGTAAAGGGAGAGCTGAAATAATGTTGAGTCTAAACAGTGAAAGCAATTTTCGTACATCTTTTCTTTTAGCTTTATGATATTTAATGCACGGAGTCCTTAGCCCCTACCCCTGCccctttattaattattggttaAGAAACTTGTGGGCCTTAAATGATAGAatacattctttttaactCCATTATCGCGGTTTTGCACTAAGTATCACAATTGTATATTGTCTGACTTAAAACATGATTATTAAAACAGATTTCAGAATAAGAGTTAAGGCAAcatatataagaaataaaattaaaaaaattattaaaagaaattgtaaCCGCTGCtcattaataaaaacacatcttGGTTGGAAGAATTTCAGTAAAAATACAGATGatatttgatttgaatttgaaatgtaACCTTAACCAAGGAAACTAATAAATAAGGAAACAGAAATACTCAcgtaaacaaataaaaaagtaaaaacacaAACGACCACATATACATAGGCCGGGTCGTGTCCGTGCCCTTGGACATGACAACACGACCCTCCAAATTTCAATCTCTTTATTATCGTTCCCAAAACACCTTTCCAAACTTTTCCTGCATTAAAAGTCATGAAGATAATCTTAATTTGATCAAACAGTAAGGttaatatatatcaaaatatcatatttattcagatgttttatttttgaaaaacaaacaattcaACATTTATATTCatctattaaaaaagtaaaagtaaacATGTTATTTAGATATATGTATCTAGACCTATTAAAACTtctattaaattcaaatttattcagatttcagaaaaaaaaaaa from Citrus sinensis cultivar Valencia sweet orange chromosome 9, DVS_A1.0, whole genome shotgun sequence carries:
- the LOC102609562 gene encoding disease resistance protein RPM1-like; amino-acid sequence: MAEAAVNFALETLGPLLVEEIRLWGGVRKEVQSIKSELESLRSFLKDADARAAVEELEGGGEESVRTWVKQLRDEAYRIEDVIDGYTLMVAKLPLGSGLVGVLHRISRFIKKLKLRRGVATEIQDIKSALADIKGRGERYRFRSIDEPSSSGTRNVIPHDSRVRSFFVEDDEVVGIESIKDKLIDLMGNGRSERLVVAVVGEGGLGKTTLAGKTFNNEGLKAHFSCRAWVTVGKEYKKKDLLRTILKEFHSVTNEPASVETHDMEEMELITALRDHLKDKSYMVVFDDVWKIDFWGDVEDALLDNKKSSRIIVTTRHMNVAKFCKSSSPVHVHELETLHPNEAWKLFCRKAFGPSSGGSCPSELRELSQDILAKCGGLPLAIVAVGGLLSTKNRVVSDWKKLFDRLGSMLGSDPHLKDCNRVLSEGYYDLPHHLKSCLLYFGLFPESCKINCARLIRLWIAEGFVQYSKRTTSEQVAEEYLNELVDRSLVQVSERDISGRASICQVHDLMHEIVIRKTEELGFGRVLNGVDLSHCSKTRRITIQRSIDDGALESIKHSKVRTVFLFNIDKLPDSFMKTSIANFKLMKVLDLEDSPIDYLPEGVGNLFNLHYLSVKNTEVKIIPKSIGNLLSLEILDLKNTLVSELPVEIRNLKKLRYLMVYQYNYTSGSSIAGAAVAKVHRGLGSLTDLQKLSIIEADSQALDELMKLRQLRKLGIRPQNGNGKDVCALIANLENLESLTVLMASKEEILDLQSLSSPPQYLQRLYLTGNMKKLPDWIIKLKNVIRLGLDLSGLTEDPIRVLHALPNLLELRLGGTYNYELFHFEAGWFPKLQKLNLHDFVAVKSVIIEKGAMPDIRELVIGPCPLLMEIPIGIEHLKYLKLLVFSCMVKQVYYMTKDENWEKVTEHIPDVLFTFLEAGKWFYCRKEDLSSLFPEYVERIC